The Oryzias melastigma strain HK-1 linkage group LG6, ASM292280v2, whole genome shotgun sequence genome includes a window with the following:
- the phrf1 gene encoding PHD and RING finger domain-containing protein 1 isoform X5 — protein MVTVQKPAQKNQEDAVDLDLEQTNCEVCGGSDREDRLLLCDGCDAGYHMECLTPPLDSVPVEEWFCPECEANNQSSRSSAEDLSDGGSVPSAARPATSRALPRGPGPTRAIARTQQSERVRANVNRHRISQARSAQLAPTYLMQSTWLDETINAVVAGLNTAVYVRDVAPRVASRRRRRTVKRRKVKRKKTSAGGKMSSTGVQRRKRRSRKTKSKKKLTHKKSANPRSRIASNLGIVKDKKSSSLPTVYRPSESTLSSMRADIGAASLSIYGDPFDLDPFVDQENHEQRAHVSSLLEARRRGLSRSALRSHHPVARPVAAPFPSRGADHSQTEAASVPDLLGSILSGQSMLLMDSSDVIINRDGSLKATKPDPIFLGLSSGVTASGMMSSSDASALISPGVSSNEEDLSVVYPSAGPLPEPLRSSTNRAWAHRSTNCPSFTSSQSALSFTAAASDSPSRGTPAFLAPHQNRSGPLKSPENSCVDFTVPSQAHAKRAAVKPMWVDVSELPRIPKIKRKSHEGPDASRPAGILSVGLNRPSGDKGKNQSEDQQKDNWTHRHRSERDGSFSSSFSSSGSSASQPQCPPSSSSAVSFRINSSGNSWHARRLNIGCSSGENLEDVRRRKEDEAKRRLLIRDKQMLLASRTPTSRGQESDIYDPCNPTTSDSGSSADETESKRSDCKREGPSWGNRDEMRLSMHDVQVKTEKQEMQISQVKMGSPQKSRSQAFPGEPPKIKEEPSAGVKAEHPHLHTGAKLEEAMENSGHHDLTKKEESRCFSGPPRSRSINHEDSPTTSQTVAKSKPQKGSAESQSSLCLKPESSRRTDPGAKKDNHEDTTRKPRDGGRSFPSMSSDQTERRRFGSLSTDSRRKSPPRSASSSSGKKSHESKNRDGNDGRRSEPASSHRKHGPANPTSSSGSKHEDSKRPSTSREREREYAREKHTSLTSKERGGKERRRSRSRERREGGSSRSTQKNCSSSSRHSDFAERKRKDSSHGDVQLQDHRHAPFTSCPVKNDRRDSGGEMKDAGEDTQPENDVKKEKHILNEQILTSFPVLNKNETNVKKEQAESPETVGIKSEQSSPELCPTPPAASLPDSVPAAAGQSQPQPRSSVDQDVPDVPDAPEDPDSDNDVDLMLDCPDFVKPEPVEAVKQEEEGEAFKDEGEPVSVAAVPKTKTQVKRVTWNIQEPEGPQPEKSSSKLALYKLKLKQEGVRRSSMVAQTSAQETKGTSTDSVRKDALGSVGSSSISDDSSGPSNQQGESSGEGDGLLRKDKYLKKLHMQERAIEEVKLAIKPFYQRRDIDKDEYKEILRKAVQKVCHSKSGEINPVKVGNLVKAYVDKYKHARKRRKEAVLGEQTEPIGASESP, from the exons atg GTGACGGTGCAGAAGCCTGCTCAGAAGAACCAGGAAGACGCTGTGGATCTGGACCTGGAGCAAACCAACTGTGAGGTGTGTGGCGGCAGTGACCGAGAGGACCGTCTCCTGCTGTGCGACGGCTGTGACGCAGG ATATCACATGGAGTGCCTCACGCCCCCCCTGGACTCTGTCCCTGTAGAGGAATGGTTTTGTCCAGAGTGTGAAGCCAACAATCAGTCTTCAA GAAGTTCAGCAGAAGATCTGAGTGATGGGGGCAGCGTACCCTCTGCTGCGCGTCCAGCCACCAGCCGAGCTCTGCCTCGTGGTCCGGGTCCCACCAGAGCCATCGCCCGGACTCAGCAGAGCGAGAGGGTTCGGGCCAATGTCAACCGGCATCGCATCTCACAGGCACGCTCTGCACAG TTGGCTCCCACATATCTGATGCAGTCCACTTGGTTGGATGAAACCATCAACGCCGTGGTGGCTGGGCTGAACACAGCCGTGTACGTTCGAGACGTGGCTCCTCGTGTGGCATCCAGACGCAGACGGAGGACCG TGAAACGTAGAAAGGTGAAGCGTAAGAAGACGTCTGCAGGGGGTAAGATGAGCAGCACAGGGGTCCAGAGACGGAAACGCAGGTCGAGAAAAACTAAATCCAAGAAAAAGCTG ACCCATAAAAAATCCGCCAATCCTCGGAGCCGGATTGCCAGTAACCTTGGAATTGTTAAGGACAAGAAGAGCTCCTCCCTTCCCACTGTGTATCGGCCATCAGAGTCCACTTTGAGCAGCATGCGTGCTGACATCGGAGCTGCATCGCTGTCCATCTACGGAGATCCATTTGATCTGGATCCTTTTGTAGATCA AGAGAACCATGAACAGCGGGCGCACGTTTCTTCACTGCTGGAGGCCCGAAGGCGGGGACTGTCCCGGTCCGCTCTTCGCTCTCATCATCCTGTCGCTCGGCCAGTCGCAGCCCCCTTTCCAAG CAGAGGCGCGGACCATTCCCAGACAGAAGCAGCTTCGGTTCCTGATCTTCTGGGCAGCATCCTGTCAGGACAGAGCATGCTCCTGATGGATAGTTCTGATGTTATCATCAACCGGGATGGTTCCCTCAAAGCTACTAAGCCAG ATCCTATTTTTTTAGGGCTCTCTTCAGGAGTGACAGCAAGTGGGATGATGAGCAGCAGCGACGCCAGCGCTCTCATCAGTCCAGGGGTTTCATCCAATGAAGAAGACCTATCTGTGGTCTATCCCAGTGCTGGACCTCTACCAGAACCCCTCCGTAGCTCTACAAATAGAGCGTGGGCCCACAGATCTACTAACTGTCCCTCCTTCACGTCTTCACAGAGCGCCCTGTCCTtcacagcagctgcttctgATTCACCGTCCAGAGGAACTCCAGCTTTTCTGGCTCCACACCAGAACAGATCAGGACCTTTAAAGAGTCCCGAGAACTCCTGTGTGGACTTCACAGTTCCGTCGCAGGCCCATGCCAAAAGAGCTGCTGTGAAGCCCATGTGGGTGGATGTGTCTGAGTTACCCAGAATCCCTAAAATAAAGCGCAAGAGCCATGAAGGACCTGACGCCAGCAGACCGGCTGGTATCCTCAGCGTCGGCTTGAACCGTCCGTCTGGAGACAAAGGAAAGAACCAGAGTGAAGACCAGCAGAAGGACAACTGGACCCACAGACACCGGTCTGAGAGAGACGgctccttctccagctccttctcTTCCTCCGGCTCTTCTGCCAGCCAGCCACAGTGCCCCCCCTCATCTTCATCAGCGGTGAGCTTCCGCATCAACTCCAGTGGGAACTCTTGGCACGCGAGACGGCTTAACATTGGATGTTCTTCTGGAGAAAACCTGGAAGACGTCCGGAGACGAAAGGAGGATGAAGCAAAAAGGAGACTTTTGATTCGAGACAAACAGATGCTGCTGGCGTCACGCACCccgaccagcagggggcaggaGAGTGACATCTATGATCCGTGTAATCCCACTACATCCGATTCAGGCAGCTCAGCCGATGAAACTGAGAGCAAACGCTCGGACTGCAAGAGGGAAGGTCCTTCATGGGGAAACAGAGATGAGATGCGGCTAAGCATGCATGACGTTCAggtgaaaacagaaaagcaggagatgcAAATTTCACAGGTAAAGATGGGAAGTCCCCAAAAAAGCAGATCTCAGGCCTTCCCAGGTGAACCTCCCAAGATTAAAGAAGAGCCATCAGCAGGTGTTAAAGCTGAGCATCCTCATCTTCACACTGGAGCAAAGTTGGAAGAGGCGATGGAGAACAGCGGGCATCATGATCTGACTAAAAAGGAGGAGAGCAGATGCTTTTCTGGACCTCCAAGGAGTCGTTCAATCAACCACGAAGATTCACCAACAACAAGCCAGACTGTCGCCAAGAGCAAACCTCAGAAAGGGTCTGCCGAGTCCCAAAGCTCCTTGTGCCTGAAGCCCGAATCCAGTCGGAGAACAGATCCTGGAGCCAAGAAAGACAACCATGAGGACACGACCAGGAAACCAAGGgatggggggcggagcttcccATCCATGTCCTCCGATCAGACAGAGAGACGGCGGTTCGGTTCTCTGTCCACAGACTCACGGAGGAAAAGTCCACCGCG GTCGGCTTCCAGCTCCAGCGGGAAAAAAAGCCACGAAAGCAAGAACAGGGACGGAAATGATGGTCGACGGAGTGAGCCAGCGTCAAGCCACAGAAAACACGGACCGGCCAACCCGACATCGTCATCCGGGTCCAAACATGAGGATTCCAAACGTCCGTCAACGTCGAGAGAAAGGGAGAGAGAATATGCCAGAGAAAAACACACCTCCCTGACCTCCAAAGAGCGAGGAGGCAAAGAGCGGAGGAGGTCCAGGTCACGAGAAAGGAGGGAAGGAGGATCCTCCAGAAGCACACAGAAGAACTGCTCTTCATCCTCCAGACACTCGGACTTTGCAGAGAGAAAACGGAAGGATTCTTCCCATGGAGACGTCCAGCTCCAGGACCATCGTCACGCTCCCTTCACTTCCTGCCCCGTCAAAAACGATCGCAGAGACTCTGGTGGGGAGATGAAAGACGCTGGAGAAGACACTCAGCCGGAAAACGAcgtcaaaaaagaaaagcacattttgaaTGAACAGATTCTGACTTCTTTCCCTGTGTTGAACAAAAATGAGACAAACGTCAAGAAGGAGCAGGCGGAGTCACCGGAAACTGTTGGGATTAAATCTGAACAAAGTTCTCCAGAGTTGTGTCCCACACCTCCTGCCGCCTCACTCCCTGATTCGGTCCCTGCAGCAGCTGGACAATCGCAGCCTCAGCCGAGATCGTCCGTCGACCAGGATGTTCCTGACGTTCCAGACGCTCCTGAGGACCCTGACTCTGACAATGATGTGGATTTGATGCTGGACTGTCCTGATTTTGTGAAACCTGAACCTGTGGAGGCTGTGaagcaagaagaagaaggagaagctTTTAAGGATGAAGGGGAACCGGTCTCGGTCGCAGCAGTGCCAAAGACCAAAACTCAAGTCAAACGAGTTACCTGGAACATCCAGGAGCCGGAAGGGCCTCAGCCAGAGAAATCTTCCAGTA AGCTGGCGCTTTataaactgaaactgaagcAAGAAGGAGTTCGCAGGTCCTCCATGGTGGCCCAGACATCCGCTCAG GAGACCAAAGGGACTTCTACGGACTCCGTCAGGAAGGATGCTCTTGGTTCCGTTGGTTCCAGCTCCATTTCTGATGATTCTAGCGGTCCGTCAAACCAGCAAGGAGAGTCCAGTGGTGAAGGAGATGGCCTGCTGAGGAAAGACAAA TATTTAAAGAAGCTGCACATGCAGGAGAGAGCCATAGAGGAGGTCAAGCTCGCCATTAAGCCTTTTTACCAAAGGAGGGACATCGACAAAGACGAGTACAAAGAGATTCTGCGTAAAGCCGTCCAGAAG GTGTGTCACAGCAAGAGTGGAGAGATCAACCCGGTGAAGGTGGGAAACCTGGTCAAAGCGTATGTGGACAAATACAAACATGCACGGAAACGTAGAAAAGAGGCGGTGCTTGGAGAGCAGACTGAGCCAATCGGAGCATCGGAAAGCCCGTGA